GCGAAGGCCGCGGAAAAGGCCCTGGAACAAGCTGGCATCGCGGCAGCGGATGTGGAGCTGATCATCGTGGCCACCATCACGCCGGACACCTTGACCCCGGCGACCGCCTGCTACGTGCAGCAGCAACTCGGAGCCGTTCGTGCGGTCGCTTTCGATATTTCCGCCGCCTGCTCTGGCTTCCTTTACGCGATGAAGATCGCGAAGCGCCTGATTTCGGATGGTGCCTTCACCAATGCCCTGATCATTGGTGCTGAGAAACTCTCCTCCTTTATCAACTGGGAAGACCGCACCACCTGCGTGCTCTTTGGCGATGGCGCCGGTGCCGCGGTCCTGCGCCGTGCTGAGCCCGAGGAAGGTTCGATCATCGCGACCGAGATGGGCACCGATGGCCGCCTCACCCACCTGCTGAATATCCCCGGCGGTGGCTCGGCCTGCCCGATCACCATCGACAATGCCGGCCTCCGTCTCGCGAGCCTGGCCATGATGGGTAAGGAAGTCTTCAAACATGCGGTCAACCGCATGAAGGAATCCGCCGAGCGCGTCATCGAGCGCGCGGGACTGAAGCCGGAGGACATCGCTCTCGTGGTGCCCCACCAGGCGAACCTTCGCATCATCGATGCCATTGCGGATCGCCTCACCGTCCCGCGCGACCGGGTCTTTGTGAATCTCGAGAAATACGGGAATACTTCCGCCGCCGCCGTGGCGATCGCACTCGACGAAGCCAACCGGACCGGAGCCATCAAGCGCGGTGACCACCTCGTGCTCGTCGTTTTCGGAGCAGGACTCACTTGGGCCGCTGCTGCCGTGCGCTGGTAAAGGACACCCCGTCAGAACGAGAGAGCCATCTGCGGCGCCGTCAACCCCGGACCGCCTCGCGTTCCCGCGCGCACCCCCAATCGTCACACCCAAGGCGCCTAACCGGAGTGGCGCTTTTCGAAACGCCCTAACGCGAACGGGCTTCTTTCAGAAGGCCTCGGATCGCCACTGCTCGTGGTGCGAATCGCGAGTCGCACTCTGCAAGGATGCCGGGAGGCATCTGACTTCTCCCGCCCCGTTTCGGTCAACCGTGGCAGTAGAAACCCGCCCCCGCACGGACCAAACTCTCCCCCAGCATGCTTTCGACTTGTACTTCCACTCCACCCGGATTCCCCGCTTCGACGTCCAATGGTAAAGGGTCGATGTTCGATATTCCCCTTCCCTCCCACCTGTTATTTTCCCTGTTATAACAGGCGGAACAGGCTCCGGATTTCAAAGCCCGCCCTCCTCGATCCGCATTCGGAAATGCGGCACCCGTCGTTCTCCCGCAACATCGCCCACCCTACCCAAAGCTTCCCCCAGCTTCGGCGCGGATGCTGCTTTCGCCGGGCGCGCAACGGCGCTTTACGTGAGGAAAAACAACTCCTAGCGTCCGCAGCAAGCTCCCGAAGAACACCTCCGCATGTCCAGTTATCGAACCTCCGCCTTGGATACCGACAAGATGCCACCCGGCATCCCCTACATCATCGGAAACGAAGCCGCGGAGCGCTTCTCCTTCTACGGGATGCGGACCATTCTCGTGGTCTTCATGGTGAATTATCTTCACCTGATGGATGGTGCGACGCTGAAGGGCATGTCGAATGCCGAGGCGAGCGAGCACTACCACCAGTTCACGAGCTGGGTATATTTCACACCGCTCTTCGGTGCCCTTTTGGCGGATATCTTCTGGGGGAAATACAGGACCATCCTTTGGCTCTCCCTGGCCTACTGCATAGGTCACGCATGCCTGGCGCTGATGGGCACCGTGGGTGATTCGAAGTGGTGGCTGCTCTCGGGCCTGCTCTTCATTTGCGTCGGCGCGGGTGGGATCAAACCTTGCGTCTCCGCACACGTCGGCGACCAATTTGGAAAGGCCAACCAGCACCGCCTCACGCGGGTCTACAATTGGTTCTACTTCTCGATCAATTTCGGATCCTTCTTCTCCACCGCCCTCACGCCTTGGCTGCTGGTAAAATATGGGCCGCATTGGGCCTTCGGCGTGCCCGGCGTCCTGATGGCCATCGCCACCTTCATGTTCTGGCTGGGCCGGAACCGCTTCGTTCACATTCCCCCGGCCGGAGCGGGCTTCGTTCGTGAGGCCTTCTCGCGCGATGGAATCGTCGCGCTCGGCAAGCTAATCCCCCTCTTCGTTTTCATCGCCGCCTTCTGGGCGCTCTACGATCAGACCGGGTCCTCCTGGGTGCTGCAAGCGCAGCAACTGGATCTCCAGCCCCTCCCCTTCCTCGATTGGAAATTCGAGGCCTCCGCCGTGCAGGCGGTAAATCCGATCCTCATCCTGATTTACATCCCGCTCTTCAATTACGTGATCTATCCGGCGGTGAACCGGGTCTTCAAGCTGACCCCGCTGCGCAAGCTGGCGATCGGCCTCTTCGTGATGGCCGCATCTTTCTGGCTCGTCGGCTGGGTTCAGGGGCGGATCGATGCAGGGGAAAGCCCCTCCGTGCGATGGCAGGTGGCTTGCTACATGATCATCACCGCCTCCGAGGTCATGGTCTCGATCGTGGGCCTCGAGTTCGCCTACACCCAGGCACCGAAGACGATGAAGTCCTGGGTCGTCGCCCTGTTCTACCTCTCCGTCTGGCTGGGCAATCAATTCACCGCCCAGATCAACCACCTCATCCAGATCCCGAGCGCCGCGGAAAGGCAGCTGACGGAGGCCATCAAGAACCTGCCCGCCGACTGGAAAGAATCTCCGCGCAATATCCTGCTGCCGGGGTACGACGGCAAGACGGGCACCGGCGATGACTTCGTGCAGCGGCTGACCTCCGGCAAGCCGGACACGCTGGAAATCCCGGGACAGCCGGCCTTTGAAAACGCCGCCGCGATCATCGAGGCGGATGCCCGCGCCAACGAGGACCGCCTGCCTCCGGAAACCGAACGCAATCTGGGCGAGGACTTCTGGGGAAATCCGATCCATTACAAGATCATCGACTCGACCCACTTCCGCCTGATGAGCGATGGCCCGGAGAGCAAGGCGAACAACCAGTGGAACCAAGGGCTCATCGTCACGGTCAAGAAGCCCGAGCCACCGAACGCCGCGGACTCATGGCTGGAACGCCGGAAAAAGGAACTCGGAATCCCTGAAGAAAAGGCCACCACCGAGACCATTTATTCACGCGCTGCTTTCTCGGGCGGTCAAACGAAGCTTGAAGGAGCCGCCTACTTCCATTTCTTCACATGGCTCATGCTCGGCACGGCGGTCGTCTTCGTTCCTTTCGCGATCGCCTACCGGCCGAAGACCTACCTTCACGATTGATCGATTCCGTGATCACCGATTCCCACTGCCACCTGGCGAGCTACAAGTTTTCCCGCGCTGAAGTCCCCGATCTGATCACCCGCGCCCATGAAGCAGGCGTCACCCGCATGGTGAGCTTGGTCACCGGGCTGGATGATCTCCACGCGAATCTCGAGATCGCCGCCGCCCATCCGGAGGTGGCGGTGTGCATCGGCATCCACCCTTGCGAGGTACATGAAGCTCCGGATGACGCCGTGGAGCAATTGCGCGCCCATGCGGCGGATCCTCGGGTCTGCGGGATCGGCGAGACGGGGCTCGATTACTATCATCCGGCCCCGGAGGGCTGGAATGAGATCGATTTCCGCGAGCGCCAGCGCCTCTTTCTCGACGAACATTTCCGCCTGGCAGCTGGCGCAGGCCTGAATGTGGTGATCCATACGCGCGACAAGAGCGGCGATGCCTCCTTCCAAGACGCACTCGCTATCTATAAGAAGCACGCGGGAAAGGTGCGCGCCGTGTTCCATTGCTTCATCGGCCCGGAGGCGAACGCACGCGAGGTGATCTCCTTGGGTGGCTTGGTTTCCTTCGGCGGCGTGGCCACCTTCAAGAATGCGGCTGACGTGCTCTCCACCGCAGTCGCCTTGCCCCTTGGGTCCTTCATGTTGGAGACGGACTCCCCGTACCTCGCGCCGGTGCCGCATCGCGGTCAACGCAATGAGCCATCATACGTGCGCCACGTTGCGGAGCATCTCGCGAAGAGTCGCGGCATCACGCTCGATGAACTTGCTCGTGCGACGACAACGAACGCATTGGACTTCTTCCGATTCGCTGGTTGATTCTCACCGCGAGACGAATTGAACGAACCAGAGGCTCGGCCTCGTTACTCATCCGATGTCGGCACTTTCCAAGAAGGCCGCCGCTTGCTAATCCCTGCCTGACGAAATCCATGAGTCCTTCACGCTACCTCGCACTCGCCGCTGCCGCCGCCACGCTTTCTTCCTGCTCGCTCTTCAAAAAGGGTGAAGAGAATTACGACACCGCAGGAGGAGATGCCGGAGCCTACGATACCTCGAATCCCTACGGCGTGCCCGGCGATGCTTCCGCCGAGTCCGTGCCCTATCAGGCAGTGAATCCACCGGCCGACAATCCGACCTACTCGCAGGCCGCGTACGAAGAGAACTCCGCGAGCCCGGCTGCAGCTGCACCTTCGGCTCCATCCCACTCCGCGCCCGCCGCTCATTCCGCTCCGGCTGGAAAGAGCGCGAGCCACACTGTCGTGAAGGGCGACACCCTCGGCGGCATCGCCCGCAAGTACGGCGTGAGCAGCGCTGCCATCAAGCAGGCGAACGGCATGACCAGCGATACAGTGGTGCTGGGCAAGCAACTCACCATCCCGGGTGCCTCCGGTCCGGTGGCGAAGTCCGCACCGGCCGCAAGCGCCGGTAGCAAGAGTCACACCGTCGTGAAGGGCGACACGCTCGCCAAGATCAGCCGCAAGTATGGCGTGAGCGTCGATGCGCTGAAGAAAGCGAACGGCATGAGCACCGACACCGTGGTGCTCGGTTCCAAGCTGCGCATCCCGTAACCAAAAACAAAACCGATCATGGTGCCTTCCGGACTTTCCCGCATCGCCGTGCTGCTCCTCGCCACGGCGATGGCGGTTGCCCAGGAGCCGAAGGCACCGGACGCGGAGGGAGGAGCTGCCTCTCCCGCCCCGAAGAAAGCCGCGCTCGAGCGTGTGATGTCCGAGCGCGGCACCGAAGCGGAATTCAGTGCCGCCCTTGCCAAGGCGAAGGAGGCCGGCATCCCGGACCAGGCACTCGTGGAAGCGAGGTTCCTCTACCACGTGGATCGCCAGGAGGACGAAAAACTGGCGGCCATGCTGCCGGAACTTCAGAAACGGAAGGACTCCTTCAAGCTGGAGGACTCGGAGATCTTCGCCGTGCGCGAGGATTGGCTCGCGGTGGTGGAGTATGTGGAAGCTCTCGCCGCGCTGAAAAAGGGCGACAAGGACCGCTTCAAGAAGCACATCACCGAAGCCTTCTGGCTGAGCCCGCGCCAAGGATCCGCCTTCGCACCGCACATCGATCGCCTGCGCATGGAAGAGGCCATGCGCGGCGTGAGGATCGATCTCGCGACCAAGCTGGCCTCCCTGCTCGCTGGCGAAGAGATCGATCTCGCCAGGCTGCTGAAGGATAAAAAAGCGCTGCTCCTCCATTTCTGGGCGCCATGGAACCAGGAGAGCGAAGCAAGCATGCCCGACTTCAAGGTCACGGCAGCTGAACTGCAGAAGAACGGGATCGCTGTCGTATCCCTGCTTGCCGACACCGAACCGGAAGCAATCCACGACGCAAAGGAGATCGTCTCCGAACTGGGAACACCACCGCCCGGAGCATGGCTGGTGGATCGCGAGAAGGACTCGCTGCACCGCTTGCTGCGCATCCAGAACCTTCCCTCGATGGTTCTGGTATCGCCGGAAGGACAGGTGC
This portion of the Luteolibacter luteus genome encodes:
- a CDS encoding beta-ketoacyl-ACP synthase III, translating into MSDAAYSSPHQVCIAGTGSYLPEKILTNGDLAKIVETSDEWIVERTGIRERRIAGEHEYTSHMAAKAAEKALEQAGIAAADVELIIVATITPDTLTPATACYVQQQLGAVRAVAFDISAACSGFLYAMKIAKRLISDGAFTNALIIGAEKLSSFINWEDRTTCVLFGDGAGAAVLRRAEPEEGSIIATEMGTDGRLTHLLNIPGGGSACPITIDNAGLRLASLAMMGKEVFKHAVNRMKESAERVIERAGLKPEDIALVVPHQANLRIIDAIADRLTVPRDRVFVNLEKYGNTSAAAVAIALDEANRTGAIKRGDHLVLVVFGAGLTWAAAAVRW
- a CDS encoding POT family MFS transporter — its product is MSSYRTSALDTDKMPPGIPYIIGNEAAERFSFYGMRTILVVFMVNYLHLMDGATLKGMSNAEASEHYHQFTSWVYFTPLFGALLADIFWGKYRTILWLSLAYCIGHACLALMGTVGDSKWWLLSGLLFICVGAGGIKPCVSAHVGDQFGKANQHRLTRVYNWFYFSINFGSFFSTALTPWLLVKYGPHWAFGVPGVLMAIATFMFWLGRNRFVHIPPAGAGFVREAFSRDGIVALGKLIPLFVFIAAFWALYDQTGSSWVLQAQQLDLQPLPFLDWKFEASAVQAVNPILILIYIPLFNYVIYPAVNRVFKLTPLRKLAIGLFVMAASFWLVGWVQGRIDAGESPSVRWQVACYMIITASEVMVSIVGLEFAYTQAPKTMKSWVVALFYLSVWLGNQFTAQINHLIQIPSAAERQLTEAIKNLPADWKESPRNILLPGYDGKTGTGDDFVQRLTSGKPDTLEIPGQPAFENAAAIIEADARANEDRLPPETERNLGEDFWGNPIHYKIIDSTHFRLMSDGPESKANNQWNQGLIVTVKKPEPPNAADSWLERRKKELGIPEEKATTETIYSRAAFSGGQTKLEGAAYFHFFTWLMLGTAVVFVPFAIAYRPKTYLHD
- a CDS encoding TatD family hydrolase; protein product: MITDSHCHLASYKFSRAEVPDLITRAHEAGVTRMVSLVTGLDDLHANLEIAAAHPEVAVCIGIHPCEVHEAPDDAVEQLRAHAADPRVCGIGETGLDYYHPAPEGWNEIDFRERQRLFLDEHFRLAAGAGLNVVIHTRDKSGDASFQDALAIYKKHAGKVRAVFHCFIGPEANAREVISLGGLVSFGGVATFKNAADVLSTAVALPLGSFMLETDSPYLAPVPHRGQRNEPSYVRHVAEHLAKSRGITLDELARATTTNALDFFRFAG
- a CDS encoding LysM peptidoglycan-binding domain-containing protein, which translates into the protein MSPSRYLALAAAAATLSSCSLFKKGEENYDTAGGDAGAYDTSNPYGVPGDASAESVPYQAVNPPADNPTYSQAAYEENSASPAAAAPSAPSHSAPAAHSAPAGKSASHTVVKGDTLGGIARKYGVSSAAIKQANGMTSDTVVLGKQLTIPGASGPVAKSAPAASAGSKSHTVVKGDTLAKISRKYGVSVDALKKANGMSTDTVVLGSKLRIP
- a CDS encoding TlpA family protein disulfide reductase, with translation MVPSGLSRIAVLLLATAMAVAQEPKAPDAEGGAASPAPKKAALERVMSERGTEAEFSAALAKAKEAGIPDQALVEARFLYHVDRQEDEKLAAMLPELQKRKDSFKLEDSEIFAVREDWLAVVEYVEALAALKKGDKDRFKKHITEAFWLSPRQGSAFAPHIDRLRMEEAMRGVRIDLATKLASLLAGEEIDLARLLKDKKALLLHFWAPWNQESEASMPDFKVTAAELQKNGIAVVSLLADTEPEAIHDAKEIVSELGTPPPGAWLVDREKDSLHRLLRIQNLPSMVLVSPEGQVLFNGHPSEDGLWEALAKLSPAIKRPPVKDE